In Juglans microcarpa x Juglans regia isolate MS1-56 chromosome 7D, Jm3101_v1.0, whole genome shotgun sequence, the following are encoded in one genomic region:
- the LOC121239900 gene encoding calpain-type cysteine protease DEK1-like yields the protein MEGDEHRVLVACVISGTLFTVLGSASFSILWAVNWRPWRIYSWIFARKWPDILRGLHLHLLCGFLNLSAWIVVVSPVVVLVAWGCWLIVILGRDIIGLAVIMAGTALLLAFYSIMLWWRTQWQSSKAVAILLLLAVALLCAYELCAVYVTTGSRASERYSPSGFFFGVSAIALAINMLFICRMVFNGNGLDVDEYVRRAYKFAYSDCIEVGPVACLPEPPDPNELYPRQSSRASHLGVLYLGSLIVLLVYSILYGVTAKDAHWLGAITSAAVIILDWNMGACLYGFKLLSSRVVALFVAGTSRVFLICFGVHYWYLGHCVSYAVVASVLLGAAVSRHLSVTNPLAARRDALQSTVIRLREGFRRKEHNSSSSSSEGCGSSMKRSSSVEVGHLGNVIEASRAQCTVDGANWNNAVLCRTASSQEGINSDKSIDSGRPSLALHSSSCRSVVQDPEVGTSFVDKHVEPTSSLMVCSSSGLESQGCESSASNSANQQMLDLNLALAFQERLNDPRITSLLKKRARQGDLELTSLLQDKGLDPNFAMMLKEKSLDPTILALLQRSSLDADRDHRDNTDITIIDSNSVDNAMPNQISLSEELRLHGLEKWLQLVRLVLHHVAGTPERAWVLFSFVFILETIIVAIFRPKTIKIINASHQQFEFGLAVLLLSPVVCSIMAFLRSLQAEEMAMTSKPRKYGFIAWLLSTCVGLLLSFLSKSSVLLGLSLTVPLMIACLSVAYPIWIRNGYQFWVPRVQCAGNTGNHHMPGTKEGVVLVICISVFAGSVLALGAIVSAKPLDDLKYKGWTDEHKSLGSPYASSVYLGWAMASAIALVVTGVLPIISWFATYRFSLSSAICVGIFSVVLVAFCGASYLEVVKSRDDQVPTKTDFLAAFLPLVCIPAILSLCSGLHKWKDDDWSLSRGVYVFVSFGLLLLLGAISAVIVVVKPWTIGVAFLLVLLMIVLAIGAIHHWASNNFYLTRTQTFFVCFLAFLLALAAFLVGWFEDKPFVGASVGYFSFLFLLAGRALTVLLSPPIVVYSPRVLPVYVYDAHADCGKNVSAAFLVLYAIALATEGWGVVASLKIYPPFAGAAVSAITLVVAFGFAVSRPCLTLKMMEDGVHFLSKDTVVQAIARSATKTRNALSGTYSAPQRSASSAALLVGDPTIMRDRAGNFVLPRADVVKLRDRLRNEELVVGSFLCRLRYKRMFHREPANDVDHRREMCAHARILALEEAIDTEWVYMWDKFGGYLLLLLGLTAKAERVQDEVRLRLFLDSIGFSDLSAKKIKKWMPEDRRQFEIIQESYIREKEIEEEILMQRREEEGRGKERRKALLEKEERKWKEIEATLISSIPNAGSREAAAMAAAVRAVGGDAVLDDSFARERVSNIARRIRSAQLARRALQTGVAGAVCVLDDEPTTSGRNCGQIDPSVCQSQKVSFSIAVMIQPESGPVCLLGTEFQKKVCWEILVAGSEQGIEAGQVGIRVITKGDRQTTVAREWSISATSIADGRWHIVTMTIDADLGEATCFLDGGFDGYQTGLPLCLGNSILEQGTDVWVGVRPPIDMDAFGRSDSEGVESKMHIMDVFLWGRCLTEDEIAALHVAIGSAEFSAIDFVEDNWQWADSPSRIDGWDSDPADVDLYDRDDVDWDGQYSSGRKRRSERDGVVIDVDSFARRFRKPRMETQEEINQRMLSVELAVKEALCARGEKYFTDQEFPPSDQSLFVDPKNPPAKLQVVSKWMRPAEIVRESRLDSDPCLFSGVANPSDVCQGRLGDCWFLSAVAVLTEVSQISEVIITPEYNEEGIYTVRFCIQGEWVPVVVDDWIPCEAPGKPAFATSRKGNELWVSILEKAYAKLHGSFEALEGGLVQDALVDLTGGAGEEIDMRSSQAQIDLASGRLWSQLLRFKQEGFLLGAGSPSGSDVHISSSGIVQGHAYSLLQVREVDGHKLVQIRNPWANEVEWNGPWSDTSPEWTDRMKHKLKHIPQSKDGIFWMSWQDFQIHFRSIYICRVYPPEMRCSVHGQWRGYSAGGCQDYETWHQNPQFRLRATGSDASFPIHVFITLTQGVGFSRTAAGFRNYQSSHDSMMFYIGMRILKTRGRRAAYNIYLHESVGGTDYVNSREISCEMVLDPDPKGYTIVPTTIHPGEEAPFVLSVFTKASITLEAL from the exons ATGGAAGGGGACGAGCATCGGGTTCTCGTGGCGTGTGTAATTTCGGGGACACTATTCACGGTTTTGGGTTCGGCTTCATTTTCCATACTCTGGGCTGTGAATTGGAGGCCTTGGAGGATTTATAG TTGgatttttgcaagaaaatggcCAGATATCTTGAGAGGGCTGCACCTCCATTTACTTTGTGGTTTCTTGAATCTTTCTGCATGGATCGTTGTTGTTTCTCCAGTTGTGGTGCTTGTTGCATGGGGATGCTGGTTGATTGTAATACTGGGTCGAGATATAATTGGGCTGGCAGTGATAATGGCTGGTACTGCTCTTTTATTGGCATTCTACTCGATCATGCTTTGGTGGAGAACACAATGGCAAAGCTCAA AGGCTGTTGCCATTCTACTTCTTCTGGCTGTTGCCCTACTCTGTGCATACGAGCTTTGTGCCGTGTATGTTACCACCGGTTCAAGGGCATCTGAGCGATATTCACCTTCTGGTTTCTTCTTTGGTGTATCGGCAATTGCCTTAGCAATCAACATGCTCTTTATTTGCAGGATGGTATTTAATG GAAATGGCTTAGATGTGGATGAGTATGTTCGGAGGGCATACAAATTTGCTTATTCTGATTGTATAGAAGTGGGTCCTGTGGCTTGTTTACCCGAACCCCCAGACCCCAATGAATTGTATCCTCGGCAATCGAGTAG ggctTCACATCTTGGAGTTCTCTACCTTGGCTCACTTATCGTGCTTCTTGTGTATTCCATTTTATATGGTGTGACAGCAAAGGACGCTCATTGGTTGGGAGCCATTACATCAGCGGCAGTTATCATTCTTG ATTGGAATATGGGTGCATGCCTGTATGGGTTTAAGCTTCTTAGCAGTCGTGTTGTGGCACTATTTGTAGCTGGCACATCTCGGGTTTTTCTCATTTGCTTTGGGGTGCATTACTG GTACTTGGGGCATTGTGTTAGTTATGCAGTTGTAGCATCTGTGCTTTTAGGGGCTGCTGTTTCTCGTCATTTATCAGTTACAAACCCGTTAGCTGCAAGGAGGGATGCCTTACAGAGCACAGTGATTCGTCTAAGAGAGGGATTTCGTAGAAAGGAACATAACAGCTCATCTAGCTCTTCTGAAGGTTGTGGCTCAAGCATGAAACGTAGCAGTAGTGTTGAAGTGGGTCACCTTGGTAATGTAATTGAAGCAAGTAGGGCTCAATGCACAGTTGATGGTGCTAACTGGAATAATGCTGTCCTGTGTCGAACTGCTAGTTCACAAGAGGGAATAAACAGTGATAAGAGCATAGATAGTGGAAGGCCAAGTTTAGCATTACATAGTAGCTCTTGTCGCTCTGTTGTTCAAGATCCTGAAGTAGGGACATCCTTTGTTGATAAACATGTTGAGCCCACTAGCTCCTTGATGGTTTGTTCTAGTAGTGGTCTTGAAAGCCAAGGCTGTGAGTCCAGTGCTTCAAATTCTGCGAATCAACAAATGCTAGATTTGAATTTAGCTCTTGCATTCCAAGAAAGGTTGAATGACCCTAGGATCACATCTCTGTTGAAAAAAAGGGCAAGACAAGGTGACCTAGAACTTACAAGTTTATTGCAAGATAAAGGATTGGATCCCAATTTTGCCATGATGTTGAAGGAGAAGAGCTTGGATCCAACTATTCTGGCATTGCTACAAAGGAGTAGTTTAGATGCAGATAGAGATCACCGTGACAACACTGATATCACCATCATTGACTCGAACAGTGTTGACAATGCTATGCCCAATCAAATTTCGTTGTCAGAAGAATTGAGGCTTCATGGCCTTGAAAAGTGGCTTCAATTGGTGAGGCTTGTATTGCATCACGTAGCTGGTACTCCAGAGCGAGCATGGGTTCTCTTTAGTTTTGTCTTCATCCTTGAAACGATCATTGTGGCAATTTTTCGTCCAAAGACAATTAAAATCATTAATGCATCACACCAACag TTTGAATTCGGCCTCGCGGTGTTGCTGCTTTCTCCAGTTGTCTGTTCAATCATGGCTTTCCTGCGTTCACTTCAAGCAGAAGAAATGGCCATGACATCAAAACCCCGCAAG TATGGCTTTATAGCTTGGCTACTCAGCACTTGTGTTGGGCTGTTGCTTTCCTTTTTAAG CAAATCATCAGTACTTCTTGGATTGTCTTTGACTGTTCCACTTATGATTGCTTGCCTTTCTGTTGCCTATCCCATATGGATCCGTAATGGCTACCAGTTCTGGGTTCCTCGAGTACAATGTGCTGGTAACACTGGAAATCATCATATGCCTGGGACAAAGGAG GGTGTTGTTCTTGTCATTTGCATATCAGTATTTGCTGGATCGGTATTAGCTCTTGGTGCAATAGTATCTGCAAAGCCGTTagatgatttaaaatataaggGATGGACTGATGAGCATAAAAGCTTAGGCTCTCCTTATGCATCATCGGTGTACCTTGGCTGGGCAATGGCATCTGCAATTGCCTTGGTAGTTACTGGTGTACTACCAATTATTTCATGGTTTGCAACATATcggttttctctttcttctgcCATCTGTGTTGGGATATTCTCAG TTGTTCTCGTGGCATTTTGCGGTGCATCCTATTTAGAAGTGGTTAAATCTAGGGATGACCAGGTTCCAACAAAGACTGATTTCCTGGCTGCTTTCCTTCCTCTAGTCTGTATTCCAGCTATACTATCACTTTGCTCTGGTTTGCATAAATG GAAAGATGATGATTGGAGTCTTTCTCGTGGTGTATATGTATTTGTTAGCTTTGGTCTTCTCCTCCTGCTTGGTGCAATATCAgctgttattgttgttgttaaaCCTTGGACT ATCGGTGTGGCATTTCTTTTGGTTCTTCTCATGATTGTACTAGCTATTGGTGCCATCCACCACTGGgcttcaaacaatttttatttgacCAGGACACAGACGTTCTTTGTTTGCTTCCTTGCTTTTCTTTTGGCGTTGGCAGCATTTCTTGTTGGATGGTTTGAAG ATAAACCATTTGTTGGAGCATCTGTTGGTTATTTTTCGTTTCTGTTTCTTCTTGCTGGAAGAGCATTGACT GTTCTTCTTTCACCCCCAATTGTAGTTTATTCTCCAAGAGTACTGCCTGTATACGTCTACGATGCTCACGCAGATTGCGGAAAGAATGTCAG TGCTGCATTTCTCGTACTTTATGCAATTGCTTTGGCAACTGAGGGCTGGGGAGTTGTTGCCAGTTTGAAAATCTATCCACCGTTTGCTGGTGCTGCTGTGTCAGCGATTACTCTTGTTGTAGCCTTTGGATTTGCTGTCTCTCGTCCATGCCTTACTCTCAAG ATGATGGAAGATGGCGTGCACTTTCTCAGCAAGGATACTGTTGTTCAAGCAATTGCTCGATCTGCAACAAAG ACCAGAAATGCATTATCAGGAACTTATTCGGCTCCACAGAGATCTGCAAGTTCAGCAGCTCTTTTGGTTGGGGATCCTACCATTATGCGTGACCGGGCAGGAAATTTTGTGCTTCCCCGTGCTGATGTCGTGAAACTGAGGGACCGtttaagaaatgaagaattAGTTGTTGGATCATTCCTCTGTAGACTCAGATATAAAAGAATGTTTCACCGTGAACCTGCCAATGATGTAGATCACAGAAGAGAAATGTGTGCTCATGCGCGTATTTTGGCTTTAGAAGAGGCAATCGATACCGAATGGGTGTACATGTGGGATAAATTTGGTGGTTATTTGCTTCTTTTGCTTGGGTTGACTGCTAAGGCAGAGCGAGTGcag GATGAGGTCCGCTTGAGACTCTTTCTCGATAGCATTGGGTTTTCAGACCTTAGTgccaagaaaattaaaaaatggatgCCAGAGGACCGTAGGCAGTTTGAAATTATTCAGGAGAG TTATATAAGAGAAAAGGagatagaagaagaaattttaatGCAGAGACGTGAAGAAGAGGGAAGGGGTAAAGAAAGAAGGAAGGCTCTCCTGGAGAAGGAAGAACGTAAATGGAAGGAGATAGAAGCTACACTTATTTCCTCTATTCCTAATGCCGGCAGCAGAGAGGCAGCAGCCATGGCAGCTGCAGTGCGTGCAGTTGGAGGTGATGCTGTTCTTGATGATTCTTTTGCACGGGAGAGGGTTTCAAACATTGCACGTAGGATACGCTCAGCTCAGTTAGCACGCCGAGCACTTCAG ACAGGGGTTGCGGGTGCTGTATGCGTTCTTGACGATGAACCAACTACAAGTGGCAGAAACTGTGGCCAGATTGATCCCAGTGTTTGTCAAAGTCAAAAGGTGAGTTTTTCCATTGCAGTGATGATCCAACCCGAGTCTGGACCTGTTTGTCTTTTAGGCACTGAATTTCAGAAAAAAGTTTGTTGGGAAATTCTGGTGGCTGGTTCTGAGCAAGGTATTGAGGCTGGACAAGTTGGGATTAGGGTGATAACTAAAGGTGATAGACAAACAACTGTTGCAAGGGAGTGGAGTATTAGTGCTACAAGTATTGCAGATGGAAG GTGGCATATTGTGACAATGACAATTGATGCTGATTTAGGAGAGGCGACTTGCTTTCTGGATGGTGGTTTTGATGGCTACCAGACTGGGTTACCATTATGTCTTGGTAATAGCATTTTGGAGCAGGGAACAGATGTTTGGGTAGGAGTCAGACCACCTATAGATATGGATGCATTTGGGAGATCAGACAGTGAAGGAGTTGAGTCCAAGATGCATATTATGGATGTTTTCCTCTGGGGAAGGTGTTTAACGGAAGATGAGATTGCTGCTCTTCATGTTGCTATTGGATCAGCTGAGTTCAGTGCCATCGATTTTGTTGAAGATAATTGGCAATGGGCGGATTCACCTTCTAGA ATTGATGGGTGGGATAGTGATCCTGCGGATGTAGATCTATATGATAGGGATGATGTAGATTGGGATGGACAGTATTCAAGTGGAAGAAAAAGGAGGTCAGAACGGGATGGGGTTGTGATCGACGTGGATTCTTTTGCCAGGAGGTTTAGAAAACCTAGGATGGAAACTCAAGAAGAAATCAATCAACGGATGCTTTCAGTGGAACTGGCTGTCAAAGAAGCCCTCTGTGCAAGGGGAGAAAAATACTTCACTGATCAAGAGTTTCCTCCAAGTGATCAGTCGTTGTTTGTGGATCCCAAAAATCCCCCTGCCAAGTTGCAG GTTGTTTCTAAGTGGATGAGGCCAGCTGAAATTGTAAGAGAGAGCCGTCTGGATTCTGATCCATGCTTGTTTTCTGGTGTAGCAAATCCCTCAGATGTTTGTCAG GGTCGATTGGGCGATTGTTGGTTTTTGAGTGCTGTAGCTGTTTTAACAGAGGTCTCACAAATATCTGAAGTGATTATTACTCCAGAATATAATGAGGAAGGAATCTACACTGTCCGCTTCTGTATTCAG GGGGAGTGGGTCCCAGTTGTTGTCGACGATTGGATTCCCTGTGAAGCACCGGGTAAACCAGCATTTGCTACGAGTAGGAAGGGTAATGAGCTCTGGGTCTCTATATTGGAGAAGGCCTATGCGAAACTGCATGGCTCTTTTGAGGCACTAGAAGGTGGGCTTGTTCAGGATGCTCTTGTGGACCTTACTGGAGGTGCCGGTGAGGAAATTGACATGAGGAGTTCCCAGGCCCAGATTGATCTTGCGAGTGGCAGACTTTGGTCTCAATTGTTGCGCTTCAAACAAGAGGGGTTCCTACTTGGTGCAGGGAGTCCTTCGGGTTCAGACGTGCACATTTCTTCCAGTGGCATTGTGCAAGGGCATGCTTACTCTTTATTGCAG GTGAGAGAAGTTGACGGCCACAAGCTTGTTCAGATTAGAAATCCATGGGCTAATGAAGTTGAGTGGAATGGACCTTGGTCTGACACATCACCTGAATGGACTGATAGAATGAAGCACAAGCTGAAGCACATTCCCCAG TCAAAAGATGGTATATTCTGGATGTCTTGGCAAGACTTTCAGATTCATTTCCGATCAATATATATTTGTCGTGTCTACCCGCCGGAGATGCGCTGTTCCGTTCATGGCCAATGGCGTGGTTACAGTGCTGGTGGCTGCCAAGATTATGAAACATGGCATCAAAATCCACAGTTCCGGTTGAGAGCTACTGGATCAGATGCATCATTTCCAATCCATGTGTTCATAACCTTAACTCAA GGTGTGGGTTTCTCAAGAACTGCTGCTGGTTTTAGAAATTATCAATCCAGTCATGATTCAATGATGTTCTACATTGGGATGAGGATACTCAAAACCCGTGGACGTCGTGCTGCTTACAATATATACCTACATGAATCAGTTGGTGGGACGGACTATGTCAATTCTAGAGAAATATCATGCGAAATGGTTTTGGACCCAGATCCAAAGGGTTACACGATAGTGCCTACAACTATACACCCTGGGGAAGAAGCACCTTTTGTTCTCTCTGTTTTCACGAAAGCATCAATAACCCTGGAAGCTTTATAG